A window of Roseateles sp. XES5 genomic DNA:
GCAGGAAGGTCGCCGCGATCTGCGCGATGCCGCCAATGATCGCCCAGAGGAAGAACGTGCCGTTCGGCACCGGCAGCGGCCGGGCGAGCACGAAGGCGAGGATCGCCATGTAGAGGAGCGCGAAGGGCATGCCGAAGCCGAAGCGCACGAAGGTTGCGCCCGTCGTGCCCATGCGGCCCTTCAGGTGTTTCTGCATGGCGGAGCGGACGTTCTGCAGAAAGGCCGCGGCGATGGTGATGAGAACCCAGGTTTCCATGCCGAGCCCGCTAGCATGCGGGCCGCGTCAAATCCATCGTCAGGCCCGTCCCACACGGAAAATTCCGTTTCCCTCGCCCAGCACCCGTGCCATAAGACGGGCCATGAGCGACCTTCCGAACAAAGCCGACTTTTCCCACGTGCGTGACTGGGTCTTCGACCTCGACAACACGCTGTATCCGCACCATGTCGATCTCTTCGCCCAGATCGACAAGAACATGACGGCTTACGTCTCGGCCTTGCTGGGCCTGTCGCGCGAAGACGCGCGCGCCTTGCAGAAGCAATACTATTTCGATCACGGCACCACGCTGAAGGGGCTGATGATCCACCACCATATCGACCCCGCCGACTTCCTCGAAAAGGCGCATGCGATCAATTACGACGTACTGTCGCCGGACCTGTCGCTGGGCGAAGCGATCCAGGCGCTGCCCGGCCGCAAGTTCATTTTCACCAATGGCAGCGTGAAGCACGCCGAGATGGCGGCCAAGGCCCTTGGCATCTTCCATCATTTCGACGACGTCTTCGACATCGTGGCGGCGGACTATGTGCCCAAGCCCGCGGGCGCGACCTATGACAAGTTCATGGCGCTGCACCGGGTCGATACGCAGCACGCCGTCATGTTCGAGGACCTGCCGCGCAACCTGCTCGTGCCGAAGGCGCTGGGCATGAAGACGGTGCTGCTGGTGCCCCAGGATATTGACCACGAATTCGTCGACGCCTGGGAAAAGCGCACGGAGGACGACAAGCATATCGACTATGCGACGTCGAACCTCACCGGCTTCCTCAACGCGCTGCTTTAGGCCGGACATATTCCAGACACGGAAAAATCCCTTTTCCGTCAAATGGTTGAATTACCAATTTGTAACTGGCCCCGGCCGGCATTCCCTTTATCCTGCGCTCCCAAGGGACGATGGATGAAAGGAATGACCATGGCTAAAAAGGACCTTCTTCTCGGCGCCGTTGCCGCCGGCCTGCTTCTTTCGGGTGCTGCCGCCCCCGCTTTCGCCGCCAAGGGCGAAGGAAAACATCACAAGCACCACGCCGCGATGATCGAACGCCTCGACGCCGACAAGAACGGCAAGGTTTCGCTCGACGAGTTCAAGACGCGCATATCCGCCGCCTTCAAGGCCTTCGACACCGACGGCAATGGCGCGGTGACGAAGGACGAGATCAAGACGCGTCACGAAGCCTTGCAGAACGCCCGCAAGGCGGTTCGCGATGCGGGCGAGGCCGACAAGGACAAGGCCCGCGAGGCGCTGCGCGCCGCCGGCCCCTACCGTCTGCCGGGCGCGGGAAAAATGTTCGACCGGACGGATGCCGACAAGAGCGGCACGCTCTCCGAGGCCGAGGTGCTCACCGCCGCGGAAAACATTTTCGCGCAGCGTGACGGCAACAAGGACGGCGTCCTCGACACGGCAGATGCCCGCTCCGGGAAAGGACACAACGGCAAGGGGCATCACGGCAAGGGTGGTGAAAACCGCGCCGAGCGCATGCTGAAGCGCCTCGACACCGACAAGGACGGCAAACTCTCGCCGGCCGAGATGCTGGCCCGCGCCACCCAGACCTTCGAGCGCTTCGATGCGGACGGAAATGGCGAGGTGACGAAGGCGGAAGTCGATGCCAAGCGCGAGGCATTCCGGGACGCCCGCAAGGCCTATCGCGCGGTCAAGGCCACCGAAGGCGAAGCCCGCGACGCCGCCCGTGCGGCCCTGCGTGACGCCCGCATGGACCGCCGGGGCGCTCGCCTGTTCGAGCGCGCCGATGCGGACGGAAACGGTACGCTGACCAAGGCCGAACTGGAAACTGCCGCTGCGGCAATGTTCAAACAGCGCGACCGCAACGGCGACGGTTTCATCACGCCCGACGAGATCGGCAAGCGCCACAAGAAGTAACCTCCCAGCACGCCCGACTGAAACGCCCCGGCCGAAAACCGGGGCGTCTTTTATGCAAGCAAGGTCTCTCCTGCCCGGAGGCCTCGGCTATCGCGGAGCCTTATCCCTCCGCCGCTACCGCGTGATCGGCTTCCAGCTTCTCGTAAAATTTCACGATGATGTCCCAGGCCTCGTCCGCCGTTTCGACGAACTGCATCAGTTCCACGTCGCCGGGCGCGATCGTGCCGAAGGCCGCGAGCGCATCGAAATCGATGATCTTGTGCCAGAAAGCCTTGCCGAACAGGATGAGCGGCACCAGCGCCATGCGGCCGGTCTGCATCAGCGTCACGGTCTCGAACAGTTCGTCCAGCGTGCCGAAGCCGCCGGGGAATACGGTGACGGCCTTGGCGCGCAGCAGGAAATGCATCTTGCGGATCGCGAAATAGTGGAAGTTGAAGCTGAGTTCGGGCGTCACATAGGGGTTCGGGGCCTGCTCGTGCGGCAACACGATGTTGAGACCGATGGAGGGCGCGCCGACATCGGCTGCCCCGCGGTTGCCCGCCTCCATGACGCCTGGCCCGCCGCCGGTGACGACGACATATTCCTTGAAGTCGAGCTCGGCCGACTTTTCCGAGCACATGCGGGCGAACTTGCGCGCTTCCTCGTAATAGACCGAGGCGGCCTCCAGGTTCACGCGCTGCGTCTCGTTGCGCGCCGCCCAGGCGTCCTGGCCGGGGGCGGGAATGCGCGCGCCGCCGAACATGACGACGGTCGACTTGATGCCGCGCTCGGCGAGCATCATCTCCACCTTCAGCAATTCGAGCTGCAGGCGCACCGGGCGCAGCTCCTCGCGGCAGAGGAAATCGTCGTCGACATAGGCAAGCCTATAGGCGGGATGGGCCGATTGCGGCGTCTGCGGCACCACGGCGGCGCGGTGTTTGTCCTGCGCGCTGTCGGCCAACGGATCCCACACGCCATCCTTGCGGCGCAGGCTTTTCTTCTTCAGTCTTGCCATGTCACTTCCTGCCTTCCGGTCTGCTGTCTCGCCGCACGGGATTACCACTTCGCCCGTGCGACAGTATCTGCCGGAAAGGGGCTTCATCTTTCCCGGCACTTGCTCTAGAGCATCTTGCAGATTGATGAAATCGACCTTCCGGCATCCCGACCATCGAAAATAAGCGTCGAAGTTTAAGGAATTCCGATGAACACGTCCAACCTCACCGCATTGTCCGCAACCATCGACCGCGCCTTCGAGGAACGGGACGGCATCAAC
This region includes:
- a CDS encoding pyrimidine 5'-nucleotidase, whose product is MSDLPNKADFSHVRDWVFDLDNTLYPHHVDLFAQIDKNMTAYVSALLGLSREDARALQKQYYFDHGTTLKGLMIHHHIDPADFLEKAHAINYDVLSPDLSLGEAIQALPGRKFIFTNGSVKHAEMAAKALGIFHHFDDVFDIVAADYVPKPAGATYDKFMALHRVDTQHAVMFEDLPRNLLVPKALGMKTVLLVPQDIDHEFVDAWEKRTEDDKHIDYATSNLTGFLNALL
- a CDS encoding EF-hand domain-containing protein, coding for MTMAKKDLLLGAVAAGLLLSGAAAPAFAAKGEGKHHKHHAAMIERLDADKNGKVSLDEFKTRISAAFKAFDTDGNGAVTKDEIKTRHEALQNARKAVRDAGEADKDKAREALRAAGPYRLPGAGKMFDRTDADKSGTLSEAEVLTAAENIFAQRDGNKDGVLDTADARSGKGHNGKGHHGKGGENRAERMLKRLDTDKDGKLSPAEMLARATQTFERFDADGNGEVTKAEVDAKREAFRDARKAYRAVKATEGEARDAARAALRDARMDRRGARLFERADADGNGTLTKAELETAAAAMFKQRDRNGDGFITPDEIGKRHKK
- a CDS encoding LOG family protein produces the protein MARLKKKSLRRKDGVWDPLADSAQDKHRAAVVPQTPQSAHPAYRLAYVDDDFLCREELRPVRLQLELLKVEMMLAERGIKSTVVMFGGARIPAPGQDAWAARNETQRVNLEAASVYYEEARKFARMCSEKSAELDFKEYVVVTGGGPGVMEAGNRGAADVGAPSIGLNIVLPHEQAPNPYVTPELSFNFHYFAIRKMHFLLRAKAVTVFPGGFGTLDELFETVTLMQTGRMALVPLILFGKAFWHKIIDFDALAAFGTIAPGDVELMQFVETADEAWDIIVKFYEKLEADHAVAAEG